DNA sequence from the Bradyrhizobium diazoefficiens genome:
CGCCTTGACCGCGCCGCTGGTGCATGGTGCGCGGGCGTCCGAGGGGCCCGCCGAGGCTCACGGCATGTCAGCCTTCGGCGATCTCAAATATCGCGCCAATTTCCACCATTTCGAATACGTCAATGCCGACGCGCCGAAGGGCGGCGCGTTCTCGCTGATCCCCTCGGTGCGGGCGTACAACCAGTCCTATTTCACGTTCTCTTCGCTCAACGCCTACATCCTGAAGGGCGAGGGCGCGCAGGGCATGGACATGACCTTCGCGCCGTTGATGGCGCGCGCCAATGACGAGCCCGACGCGATGTACGGACTCGCTGCCAGGTCGGTGCGGATCTCGCCGGACAAGCTGACCTACACCTTCACGATCCGGCCCGAGGCTCGTTTCCACGACGGCTCCAGGCTCACCGCTCGTGATGTCGCCTTCTCGCTCACCGTGTTGAAAGAGAAAGGCCACCCGCTGATCGTGGTGCAGCTGCGTGATTTCGTGAAGGCCGAGGCGCTCGACGACGCCACTGTGGTCGTTACCTTCGCGCCGAACCGCGCACGCGACGTGCCGCTCTATGTCGTGAGCCTGCCGATCTTCTCGAAGGCGTATTACGCCACGCGCGCCTTCGATGAATCGACGCTCGATACGCCGCTCGGCTCCGGCCCGTACAAGGTCGGCAAATTCGAGGTCAACCGCTACATCGAATACGAGCGCGTCAAGGACTGGTGGGGCGCCGACCTGCCGGTCTGCCGCGGCAGCTACAATTTCGACACGGTACGCTACGAGTTCTACCGTGACCGCGACGTCGCCTTCGAAGGCTTCACCGGCAAGAACTATCTCTTCCGCGAGGAGCTCACGGCGCGGATCTGGGCGACGCGCTACGACTTCCCGGCGGTGAAGGACGGCCGCGTCAAGCAGGAGCAGTTGCCGGACGAGACCCCGTCGGGCGCGCAGGGCTGGTTCATCAATACGCGTCGCGACAAATTCACGGATCCGCGCGTGCGCGAAGCGCTGATCGACGCCTTCGACTTCGAGTGGACCAACAAGTCGATCATGTACGGCGCCTATGCGCGCACGGTCTCGCCCTTCCAGAACTCGGACATGATGGTGTCAGGCCCGCCTTCGCCGGAAGAGCTCGCACTGCT
Encoded proteins:
- a CDS encoding extracellular solute-binding protein; its protein translation is MAQLSRRHVLALGAGALTAPLVHGARASEGPAEAHGMSAFGDLKYRANFHHFEYVNADAPKGGAFSLIPSVRAYNQSYFTFSSLNAYILKGEGAQGMDMTFAPLMARANDEPDAMYGLAARSVRISPDKLTYTFTIRPEARFHDGSRLTARDVAFSLTVLKEKGHPLIVVQLRDFVKAEALDDATVVVTFAPNRARDVPLYVVSLPIFSKAYYATRAFDESTLDTPLGSGPYKVGKFEVNRYIEYERVKDWWGADLPVCRGSYNFDTVRYEFYRDRDVAFEGFTGKNYLFREELTARIWATRYDFPAVKDGRVKQEQLPDETPSGAQGWFINTRRDKFTDPRVREALIDAFDFEWTNKSIMYGAYARTVSPFQNSDMMVSGPPSPEELALLEQFRGKVPDEVFGRPFVPPVSDGSGQDRALLRKAGELLNEAGYLIKDRKRVLPNGEPFTIEFLNDEQSIQPHHGPYLKNLATLGIDATFRLVDAVQYRARLEDFDFDMTIERFSMSATPGDAMRAFFSSQAAKTKGSYNLAGISDPIIDALIEKIIAAKTRAELTTACRAFDRVFRAGRYWVPQWYANFHRVAYWDQFSHPDKPPKYAQGVGAPENWWYDAAKAAKLEQAK